In the genome of Triticum urartu cultivar G1812 chromosome 5, Tu2.1, whole genome shotgun sequence, one region contains:
- the LOC125509688 gene encoding FT-interacting protein 7, with protein sequence MMQRPFRPEEYSLKETTPHLGGAAAGDKLTTTYDLVEQMQYLYVRVVKAKELPAKDLTGSCDPYVEVKLGNYKGTTRHFEKKTNPEWNQVFAFSKERIQASVVEIIVKDKDFVKDDYIGRVMFDLNEVPKRVPPDSPLAPQWYRLEERNGHKVKGELMLAVWMGTQADEAFPEAWHSDAASIPGDGLASIRSKVYLTPKLWYLRVNVIEAQDLIPNDKTRFPEVYVKAMLGNQALRTRVSPGRTLNPMWNEDLMFVAAEPFEEHLILSVEDRIAPGKDDVIGRTVISLQHVARRLDHKLLNSQWYNLEKHVMVDGEQRKETKFSSRIHLRICLEGGYHVLDESTHYSSDLRPTAKQLWKHNIGVLELGILTAQGLLPMKTKDGRGTTDPYCVAKYGQKWVRTRTIIDSFTPKWNEQYTWEVHDPCTVITIGVFDNCHLNGGEKANGARDTRIGKVRIRLSTLETDRVYTHSYPLIVLTPAGVKKMGEVQLAVRFTCSSLLNMMTLYSQPLLPKMHYIHPLSVIQVDNLRRQATNIVSTRLSRAEPPLRKEIVEYMLDVDSHMWSMRKSKANFFRIMGVLSPLIAVARWFDQICHWRNPLTTILIHVLFVILVLYPELILPTIFLYLFLIGVWYYRWRSRQPPHMDTRLSHAETAHPDELDEEFDTFPTSRPPDIVRMRYDRLRSVAGRIQTVVGDLATQGERLQSLLSWRDPRATALFVTFCFIAAIVLYVTPFRVVVFLAGLYTLRHPRFRHKMPSVPLNFFRRLPARTDSML encoded by the coding sequence ATGATGCAGAGGCCATTCCGCCCGGAGGAGTACTCCTTGAAGGAGACTACTCCTCACCTTGGTGGAGCAGCTGCAGGTGACAAGCTCACCACCACCTATGACCTGGTTGAGCAGATGCAGTACCTTTATGTTCGAGTGGTAAAAGCGAAGGAACTTCCAGCTAAGGACCTCACTGGAAGTTGTGACCCGTATGTTGAGGTGAAGCTTGGGAATTATAAGGGCACAACTCGGCATTTTGAGAAGAAGACCAATCCTGAGTGGAACCAGGTGTTTGCCTTCTCGAAGGAGCGCATTCAGGCATCAGTAGTGGAGATTATCGTCAAAGATAAAGACTTTGTTAAAGATGACTACATTGGACGGGTTATGTTTGACCTTAATGAGGTCCCAAAGCGAGTTCCACCTGACAGCCCGTTGGCTCCACAATGGTATCGCTTGGAAGAACGGAATGGGCACAAGGTCAAAGGAGAGTTGATGTTAGCTGTTTGGATGGGTACTCAAGCAGATGAAGCATTTCCTGAAGCTTGGCACTCTGATGCTGCGTCAATCCCTGGTGATGGCCTTGCAAGTATTAGATCAAAAGTTTATCTTACTCCTAAGCTTTGGTATCTGCGTGTCAATGTCATTGAAGCACAAGATCTTATACCAAATGACAAGACCAGGTTCCCTGAGGTTTATGTCAAAGCAATGTTAGGAAACCAGGCTCTTAGAACCCGAGTATCACCAGGCAGGACTCTGAATCCAATGTGGAATGAGGACTTGATGTTTGTTGCAGCTGAGCCATTTGAGGAGCACCTGATTTTGAGTGTAGAAGACAGGATTGCTCCAGGAAAGGATGATGTAATTGGGAGAACTGTCATTTCACTGCAGCATGTAGCTCGGAGGCTGGACCACAAGTTGCTGAACAGCCAGTGGTATAATCTTGAGAAGCATGTGATGGTGGATGGTGAGCAGAGGAAGGAGACCAAGTTCTCAAGCAGGATTCACTTAAGAATTTGTCTTGAAGGTGGATATCATGTCTTGGATGAATCGACACATTACAGTAGTGATCTAAGGCCAACTGCCAAACAGCTGTGGAAGCATAACATTGGGGTCCTTGAGCTGGGTATCTTGACTGCGCAGGGCCTGTTGCCTATGAAGACGAAGGATGGACGCGGCACGACTGACCCTTATTGTGTTGCTAAGTATGGGCAGAAATGGGTGCGTACAAGGACTATCATTGATAGTTTCACTCCCAAGTGGAATGAACAGTACACTTGGGAAGTGCATGATCCATGCACTGTGATCACTATTGGTGTATTTGACAACTGCCACTTGAATGGCGGGGAAAAGGCTAATGGTGCACGGGATACCAGAATTGGCAAGGTCCGCATCCGCCTCTCAACGCTAGAAACTGATCGGGTGTATACCCACTCATACCCTCTTATTGTTTTGACACCTGCTGGCGTTAAGAAAATGGGTGAGGTACAGCTTGCTGTCCGGTTCACATGCTCATCACTGCTCAACATGATGACTCTGTATTCACAGCCCTTGCTGCCCAAGATGCACTATATACACCCGTTGTCTGTGATCCAGGTTGATAACCTAAGACGCCAAGCAACCAACATTGTCTCAACCAGGCTGAGCCGTGCAGAACCGCCACTGCGAAAAGAAATTGTGGAGTACATGCTGGATGTGGATTCTCACATGTGGAGCATGAGAAAGAGCAAGGCAAACTTCTTCCGTATCATGGGTGTCTTGAGCCCTCTGATTGCAGTTGCTAGATGGTTTGATCAGATCTGTCACTGGAGGAACCCACTGACGACTATACTGATCCATGTCCTCTTTGTGATACTGGTCTTGTATCCTGAGCTGATACTGCCTACAATCTTTCTCTACCTATTCCTGATTGGAGTGTGGTACTACCGGTGGCGGTCGAGGCAGCCTCCGCACATGGACACTCGCCTCTCACATGCGGAGACCGCCCATCCTGACGAGCTTGATGAAGAGTTTGACACCTTCCctacatctcgcccacctgacaTCGTCAGGATGCGGTATGACCGCCTCCGGAGCGTTGCTGGGAGGATCCAGACTGTTGTTGGTGATCTTGCAACACAAGGAGAAAGACTGCAGTCTCTGCTGAGCTGGAGAGACCCAAGGGCCACTGCGCTGTTTGTGACCTTCTGCTTCATCGCTGCGATCGTCCTGTACGTCACACCATTCCGTGTTGTGGTCTTCCTTGCAGGCCTGTACACCCTGAGGCACCCGAGGTTCCGCCACAAGATGCCGTCTGTCCCGCTGAACTTCTTCAGGAGGCTGCCGGCAAGGACTGATAGCATGCTGTAA